One stretch of Halobacillus litoralis DNA includes these proteins:
- a CDS encoding superoxide dismutase family protein, with protein sequence MYIQNGPYRQTYASETAQAKFLSSPLAPNLKGTIQFYQMPYGVEVFVQVEGLPDFNKPKNGKQIGPHGFHIHEKGVCEIGDGKDPFASAGGHWNPDEQPHGNHAGDFPVLFSNQGRARMIFFTDRFKVSDIIGKSVIIHEGPDDYQSQPSGNAGKRIACAIIERS encoded by the coding sequence GTGTATATCCAAAACGGTCCCTATAGACAAACGTATGCTTCTGAAACAGCGCAAGCGAAATTTTTGAGTAGTCCACTTGCTCCCAACTTGAAAGGGACCATCCAATTTTACCAAATGCCCTACGGCGTCGAGGTTTTTGTACAGGTAGAGGGCCTGCCTGATTTCAACAAGCCAAAAAACGGAAAGCAGATTGGACCTCATGGGTTTCACATCCATGAAAAAGGGGTGTGTGAAATCGGGGACGGCAAGGATCCTTTCGCATCTGCAGGTGGACACTGGAATCCAGATGAGCAGCCCCACGGGAATCATGCGGGAGACTTCCCCGTTTTGTTTTCCAATCAAGGAAGAGCACGGATGATATTTTTCACTGATCGGTTCAAAGTGAGTGACATCATTGGCAAATCTGTAATCATCCATGAAGGACCTGATGACTACCAGTCCCAGCCTAGCGGCAATGCAGGGAAAAGAATCGCTTGTGCTATTATTGAAAGATCTTGA
- a CDS encoding cold-shock protein: protein MKTGTVKWFNAEKGFGFIEVEGEDDVFVHFSAINEEGFKSLEEGQAVEFEVTEGNRGPQAANVTKL, encoded by the coding sequence ATGAAAACAGGTACAGTGAAGTGGTTTAACGCGGAAAAAGGTTTTGGTTTTATCGAGGTTGAAGGTGAAGATGATGTATTTGTACACTTCAGCGCGATCAACGAAGAAGGCTTCAAGTCTCTAGAGGAAGGTCAAGCTGTAGAGTTTGAAGTGACAGAAGGCAATCGCGGACCACAAGCTGCAAACGTCACGAAACTATAA
- a CDS encoding LLM class flavin-dependent oxidoreductase encodes MKLSVLDQSPISEGESAQDALQKSVELAKYTEKLGYHRYWVAEHHNTNGLANTSPEILISMIAQATTSIRVGSGGVLLPQYSPLKVAENFRMLEALFHGRMDLGVGRSPGGGPKTRLALTDRIEKPLSSFSRQVKELKQFLQDSIPKGDRFYGVKARPETHYQPELWVLGLTERGAKHAAVNGTGFTFGHFINPDHGKMPIETYRERFKSTDMEKPRVNVCIFVICGETEEDAEKLAKSQDLWLLRVDKGLDTRVPSVEVAESYPYTKEEIEKIKKNRRRCIIGNPDHVKTRLMELSEYYGTDEFLVITNLFDYEEKKKSYSRIAHLFTN; translated from the coding sequence GTGAAATTAAGTGTTCTGGATCAAAGCCCCATATCTGAGGGGGAGTCTGCTCAAGATGCATTACAGAAATCAGTAGAATTAGCGAAATACACAGAGAAATTAGGCTACCATAGATACTGGGTCGCCGAACATCACAATACGAATGGTCTTGCGAATACGTCACCTGAAATTCTTATATCTATGATCGCACAAGCCACAACATCCATTCGGGTCGGTTCTGGCGGGGTCTTACTTCCACAGTACAGTCCATTAAAAGTCGCAGAGAATTTCCGTATGCTTGAGGCTTTGTTTCATGGACGCATGGATCTTGGAGTAGGGCGCTCCCCTGGAGGTGGACCAAAGACAAGGCTTGCCCTTACAGATAGAATCGAAAAGCCCCTCAGTTCTTTTTCTAGACAAGTGAAGGAGCTGAAACAATTCTTACAAGATTCCATTCCTAAAGGAGATCGGTTTTATGGTGTAAAAGCACGCCCGGAAACCCATTATCAACCTGAACTTTGGGTCCTGGGTTTGACCGAGCGGGGAGCCAAACATGCAGCAGTGAACGGCACAGGGTTCACTTTTGGTCATTTCATTAACCCTGATCATGGAAAAATGCCTATTGAAACTTACAGGGAGCGATTCAAGAGCACGGATATGGAAAAACCTAGAGTGAATGTATGTATATTCGTCATTTGCGGGGAGACGGAGGAAGACGCAGAGAAGCTGGCTAAGAGTCAGGACCTCTGGTTGCTTCGTGTGGATAAAGGACTAGATACTCGTGTTCCCTCAGTGGAAGTGGCTGAAAGTTACCCTTATACAAAAGAAGAAATAGAAAAAATAAAAAAGAATCGGAGACGCTGCATTATTGGAAATCCAGATCATGTGAAAACTAGATTGATGGAACTATCTGAATATTATGGGACAGATGAGTTTTTGGTTATTACCAATCTATTTGATTATGAAGAAAAGAAAAAATCCTACAGCAGAATTGCTCATCTATTCACAAATTAA
- a CDS encoding dynamin family protein has protein sequence MENIHSLEGTKRLYAQLKKKRNRLEDRHYTIALFGAFSAGKSSFANALLGDLVLPVSPNPTTATINKISPSHAGKPDRSIDAYVKTEAEMLEDLSPILEALDLSAHTLEDLHTKANHMKEKDWQPLDHKKHSFLRAFIDGYPTMKQNLGRCIDVSWDDFSSYVSKEEKSCFIESMELFYDCPWTEAGVTLVDTPGADSVNARHTDVSFEYIKDADAVLFVTYYNHPFSHADQTFLKQLGRVKDSFSLDKMFFLINAADLASSDEERKQVESYVRGQLNEFQIRHPKLFSISSLQALDEKMDGKDLKSGLHAFEESFHSFLHEDLAQMMIHAMDKDIKNIRQVLENFIAASQLNEQERREEIEKTKEEYHHIRETLEKNFGQGAEDAIHNKADKQIHFVHERMMLNFNDLFKRHFNPATIQNKGDSKEALKVAQKQLLDELSFEMLQEVKAVCVRMERFMDQLVNQSKERIESDLYKIRPFLQLSMIEEGTFPLPILSGNVDIGEKEKAGLRKFFRNPKAFFERNEKEEMRESMAALLSPELKAQLETLESLVIDHYTELWQRRYAECMNIWKEDVSDHFTQLQSHLERPENTKDLEKILSQIPKF, from the coding sequence TTGGAAAACATCCACTCACTTGAAGGTACGAAGCGGCTCTATGCTCAATTAAAGAAAAAACGAAACCGTCTGGAGGACAGACATTATACAATCGCCCTATTCGGAGCATTCAGTGCGGGGAAATCAAGTTTTGCTAATGCCCTGCTGGGAGACCTGGTACTGCCTGTTTCTCCAAATCCGACTACAGCGACGATCAATAAAATTTCTCCATCTCATGCTGGAAAACCGGACCGCTCGATTGACGCTTATGTGAAGACAGAAGCAGAGATGCTGGAAGATTTATCTCCAATTCTTGAGGCCCTTGATCTCAGCGCTCATACTCTGGAGGATCTTCATACGAAAGCTAACCATATGAAGGAAAAAGATTGGCAGCCACTTGACCATAAGAAACACTCCTTTTTACGTGCTTTCATAGACGGTTATCCAACTATGAAACAGAATCTGGGAAGGTGCATCGATGTGTCATGGGATGATTTTTCATCGTATGTTTCTAAGGAAGAAAAATCCTGTTTCATCGAGTCTATGGAACTCTTCTATGACTGCCCGTGGACGGAAGCGGGAGTCACTCTCGTAGATACCCCTGGAGCGGACTCTGTCAACGCACGTCATACAGATGTGAGTTTTGAATACATCAAGGATGCGGATGCCGTTTTATTTGTCACCTATTATAACCATCCATTTTCACATGCTGATCAAACGTTCCTTAAACAGCTAGGCCGTGTAAAGGATAGCTTCAGCCTTGATAAAATGTTCTTCCTCATCAATGCAGCAGATTTGGCATCATCCGATGAGGAACGGAAGCAGGTGGAAAGCTATGTGAGAGGGCAATTGAATGAGTTCCAAATACGCCACCCGAAACTTTTCTCTATATCGAGTTTACAAGCACTCGATGAGAAAATGGATGGAAAAGATTTGAAGTCAGGCCTGCACGCTTTTGAAGAAAGCTTCCATTCTTTCCTTCACGAAGACCTCGCACAGATGATGATTCATGCGATGGATAAGGATATTAAGAACATAAGACAAGTCCTTGAGAACTTCATCGCTGCAAGTCAGCTCAACGAACAAGAGCGCCGTGAAGAAATTGAAAAGACGAAAGAGGAATACCATCACATACGCGAGACGCTTGAGAAGAATTTCGGTCAGGGGGCGGAAGACGCTATTCATAACAAAGCGGATAAACAGATTCACTTTGTACATGAACGAATGATGCTCAACTTTAATGATCTGTTCAAGCGGCACTTCAATCCAGCCACCATTCAAAACAAGGGAGATTCAAAAGAAGCATTGAAGGTTGCTCAGAAGCAGCTTCTGGATGAATTGAGTTTTGAAATGCTCCAGGAAGTGAAAGCGGTTTGTGTGCGGATGGAGAGGTTCATGGACCAGTTAGTAAATCAGTCCAAAGAAAGGATTGAAAGTGATCTTTATAAAATCCGCCCCTTCCTTCAATTGTCGATGATCGAAGAAGGAACATTCCCTCTTCCGATACTAAGTGGAAATGTTGACATTGGAGAAAAAGAAAAAGCTGGCTTGCGAAAATTTTTCAGAAACCCAAAAGCTTTCTTTGAACGAAATGAGAAAGAAGAGATGAGGGAATCCATGGCAGCTCTTCTTTCTCCGGAGCTGAAAGCGCAATTGGAAACACTTGAATCACTGGTTATTGACCATTATACAGAGTTGTGGCAGAGAAGGTATGCGGAATGTATGAACATTTGGAAAGAGGATGTGTCAGACCATTTCACTCAACTTCAATCTCACCTTGAACGACCAGAAAACACAAAAGACTTGGAAAAGATCCTATCTCAAATTCCTAAGTTCTAA
- a CDS encoding 3D domain-containing protein — protein sequence MKKTVFSVVATVALTGAFATSVSAHETEYKINQGDTLWGISQKYDVSVQDLKTWNGLNSNIIYPNQTLKVANESKSSTPSSTTSSNTSTYTVKSGDTLYAISQKFNISVDQLMAWNNLTSTLIYPGEQFKVDGQAVQTSAPSSNSSSSNSSSNSTSTATQTSTSQDTSNDVVKEFTAEATAYTAFCTGCSGVTATGIDLRANPDQKVIAVDPNVIPLGSKVYVEGYGTAIAGDTGGAINGNRIDIFMPSREDALAFGRQTVKVQVLAD from the coding sequence ATGAAAAAAACTGTATTTTCTGTTGTAGCAACTGTCGCATTAACGGGAGCATTCGCCACTTCGGTAAGTGCCCACGAAACGGAATATAAAATCAATCAGGGGGACACTCTTTGGGGAATCTCTCAAAAATATGACGTCAGCGTCCAAGATCTAAAAACATGGAATGGTTTAAATTCAAACATCATCTATCCAAATCAAACGTTAAAAGTAGCAAACGAGTCTAAATCCAGTACACCTTCATCTACTACGTCTTCCAACACATCCACTTATACAGTGAAGTCTGGAGACACGTTGTACGCCATTTCTCAAAAATTTAATATTTCAGTTGATCAGCTGATGGCGTGGAACAACCTGACTTCCACCCTCATTTATCCTGGCGAACAGTTTAAAGTTGATGGACAGGCTGTGCAAACATCTGCTCCAAGTTCCAATAGCAGCTCTAGTAATAGTTCCAGCAACAGCACATCAACAGCAACTCAAACCAGCACAAGTCAAGACACAAGTAACGATGTGGTCAAAGAGTTTACGGCTGAAGCTACTGCCTATACTGCATTTTGCACAGGATGCAGCGGTGTAACAGCAACTGGAATTGACCTGCGTGCAAATCCTGACCAAAAAGTGATTGCCGTAGATCCGAACGTCATCCCACTTGGTTCTAAAGTTTATGTCGAAGGGTACGGAACAGCAATTGCTGGAGATACCGGGGGTGCCATTAACGGCAACCGTATCGATATCTTCATGCCTTCCCGTGAGGATGCTCTTGCCTTTGGTAGACAAACCGTTAAAGTTCAAGTACTGGCTGACTAA
- a CDS encoding zinc-binding dehydrogenase: MKAIVHEGKDGLEGLKVKELPKHQMSDNEVRIKVHTAGMNRRDLAVVTKRHKADDPALIPGSDASGIVETVGESVTKFQPGDEVIVNPGLGWQKNSAAPPKGFEIVGLPDHGTFAEYYTCTEDHLERKPEHLSFEEAGVLPLAALTAYRALFTRGNLEAGQTVMLPGIGSGVLTFCLKFAKAVNARVIVTSRSESKQKEALNLGADIAISTEESWQEALASEQVDLLIESIGNATFNKSLDIVRKGGTIVTFGSTTDDEVTINIREFFYGQYNLLGSTMGSAEELREMLDFISKHNIKPQLDKVFSIDQYKEAFEYIQDSKNFGKIAFTME; this comes from the coding sequence ATGAAAGCGATTGTACATGAAGGAAAAGATGGACTAGAGGGATTGAAAGTAAAAGAATTACCGAAGCATCAAATGAGTGACAACGAAGTGAGGATTAAAGTACATACGGCAGGAATGAACCGGAGAGATTTGGCTGTGGTCACGAAACGTCACAAAGCGGATGATCCTGCACTAATTCCTGGATCAGATGCTTCTGGAATTGTAGAAACAGTTGGGGAGAGTGTCACCAAGTTTCAGCCAGGTGACGAGGTCATTGTCAATCCTGGACTCGGCTGGCAGAAAAATAGCGCAGCTCCTCCAAAAGGGTTCGAAATCGTCGGTCTTCCTGATCATGGGACTTTTGCTGAATATTACACGTGTACGGAGGACCATCTTGAACGAAAACCTGAGCATTTGTCTTTTGAAGAAGCAGGCGTACTTCCATTAGCAGCGCTAACCGCCTATCGCGCCTTGTTTACAAGAGGGAATCTTGAAGCGGGTCAAACAGTTATGCTGCCAGGGATCGGAAGCGGTGTTCTTACTTTTTGCCTGAAGTTTGCAAAAGCCGTTAACGCAAGAGTCATCGTAACCTCCCGTTCAGAAAGTAAACAAAAGGAAGCGTTGAACCTTGGGGCGGACATAGCCATTTCAACAGAAGAAAGTTGGCAGGAAGCTTTAGCTTCTGAACAAGTGGACTTGTTAATAGAAAGTATTGGGAACGCTACATTCAATAAATCATTGGACATTGTCCGAAAAGGTGGAACCATTGTTACTTTCGGTTCGACGACGGATGATGAAGTGACAATCAATATCCGGGAGTTCTTTTATGGGCAGTACAACCTGCTTGGTTCAACGATGGGGAGCGCAGAGGAATTGCGTGAGATGCTGGACTTTATTAGCAAGCACAACATTAAGCCTCAACTAGACAAGGTTTTTTCGATTGATCAATATAAAGAAGCATTCGAATACATTCAAGATTCCAAAAACTTCGGGAAAATTGCTTTTACGATGGAATAA
- a CDS encoding cold-shock protein → MAFGKKNQAEIKEEDTKIWVCTSEDCNCWMRDNFRTNDNKKCPMCGSDMEEENKVLQVVENNSLYYKSES, encoded by the coding sequence ATGGCTTTCGGAAAGAAAAATCAGGCAGAGATCAAAGAAGAAGATACGAAGATTTGGGTTTGTACGTCCGAAGACTGCAACTGCTGGATGAGAGATAACTTCAGAACGAATGATAACAAGAAGTGTCCCATGTGCGGAAGTGATATGGAAGAAGAAAACAAAGTGCTTCAAGTTGTCGAAAATAATAGTTTATACTATAAATCAGAGTCTTAA
- a CDS encoding ABC-F family ATP-binding cassette domain-containing protein has product MLTVNNVSLRFGDQKLFEDVNIKFTPGNCYGLIGANGAGKSTFLKILSGEIEAQTGDVSLKKDQRLAVLKQNHFEYDEYQVLETVIMGHTRLYEVMKEKDAIYMKGDFSEEDGMRAAELEGEFAEMNGWEADSDAARLLKGLGIGEDLHDKKMSELQGSEKVKILLAQALFGNPDVLLLDEPTNHLDIKAIQWLEDFLIDFENTVIVVSHDRHFLNNVCTHIADLDFGKIQVYVGNYDFWYESSQLAQKMAAEQNKKKEEKIKDLKEFIARFSANASKSKQATSRKKLLDKITLDDIQPSSRKYPYIAFNAEREIGNDLLTVENLSKTVDGEKVLDNVSFTLNKDDKVALVGSNEVAKTTLFQILMGEVEPDEGTYKWGVTTSQSYFPKDNSEFFEGSNLNLVEWLRQYSPEDETETFLRSFLGRMLFSGEEALKKANVLSGGEKVRCMLSKMMLSQANVLLLDEPTNHLDLESITSLNKGLINFKGSVIFASHDHEFIQTIANRIIEITPNGKIVNKEMTYDEFLNDPEVQKQVAAK; this is encoded by the coding sequence ATGTTAACAGTAAACAATGTAAGTCTTCGATTCGGCGACCAAAAGTTGTTTGAAGACGTAAATATAAAATTCACCCCGGGCAATTGCTATGGACTGATTGGTGCGAACGGGGCAGGGAAATCTACATTCTTAAAAATTTTGAGTGGTGAGATCGAGGCACAAACGGGTGATGTAAGCTTGAAGAAAGATCAACGTTTGGCCGTTTTGAAACAGAACCATTTCGAATATGATGAATACCAAGTGCTTGAAACCGTCATTATGGGGCATACCCGTTTATATGAAGTGATGAAGGAAAAAGACGCGATCTATATGAAAGGCGATTTTTCTGAAGAAGACGGCATGCGCGCAGCGGAACTTGAAGGAGAATTCGCTGAAATGAATGGATGGGAAGCGGATTCCGACGCCGCCCGTCTATTGAAAGGCTTAGGCATTGGCGAAGACCTTCATGATAAGAAAATGAGTGAACTGCAAGGATCAGAGAAAGTGAAGATTCTCCTTGCACAAGCGCTTTTCGGAAATCCGGATGTCCTTCTTCTCGATGAGCCTACCAACCACCTGGACATTAAAGCGATCCAATGGTTGGAAGACTTCTTGATCGATTTTGAGAATACAGTTATTGTGGTTTCCCACGACCGTCACTTCCTGAACAATGTCTGTACACATATTGCGGACCTTGACTTTGGAAAAATCCAGGTTTATGTCGGAAACTATGACTTCTGGTATGAGTCCAGTCAATTAGCACAGAAAATGGCTGCCGAACAGAATAAGAAAAAAGAAGAGAAGATTAAGGATTTGAAAGAGTTCATTGCACGTTTCAGTGCCAACGCCTCCAAATCCAAACAAGCAACTTCCCGTAAGAAACTACTCGATAAAATCACGTTGGATGATATTCAACCATCTTCCAGAAAGTATCCTTATATCGCATTCAATGCGGAACGTGAAATCGGTAATGACTTGCTGACAGTTGAAAACCTTTCGAAAACGGTAGATGGTGAGAAAGTATTGGACAACGTCAGCTTTACCCTTAATAAAGACGATAAAGTGGCCCTTGTGGGATCAAACGAAGTAGCGAAAACGACTCTTTTCCAAATCCTTATGGGTGAGGTTGAGCCGGACGAGGGAACCTATAAATGGGGTGTAACGACATCGCAAAGCTACTTCCCTAAAGACAACTCGGAATTCTTCGAAGGTTCGAATTTGAATCTTGTCGAGTGGCTTCGTCAGTATTCACCAGAAGATGAAACAGAAACGTTCCTGCGCAGCTTCCTTGGACGTATGCTGTTCTCTGGAGAAGAAGCGCTTAAGAAAGCGAATGTCCTTTCAGGTGGAGAGAAAGTGCGTTGCATGCTTTCTAAAATGATGCTTTCTCAAGCAAACGTTCTTCTTTTGGATGAACCGACCAACCACCTCGACCTGGAGTCCATCACATCCTTGAACAAAGGATTGATTAATTTCAAAGGTTCGGTCATTTTTGCTTCCCACGACCATGAATTCATTCAGACCATTGCTAATCGTATTATTGAAATTACGCCTAATGGTAAGATTGTCAATAAAGAAATGACGTATGATGAGTTCTTGAATGACCCGGAAGTTCAAAAGCAAGTAGCAGCTAAATAA
- a CDS encoding C45 family autoproteolytic acyltransferase/hydolase: MKPFYSQLLAFRGRYDDFGYEQGKHLKHTLLYKHHEQRRKRSRLRYDVDVQVVKEQMDLYSMGLFDELRGLAEGLQWSLEEVVHEYSGFQQDWEGSGCSILTGNGYFARNYDYHPKTYEGRLVLFQPEDGYASIGPSQRIIGRTDGMNEHGLCIGYNFVNRIHPEDGFICCLLTRMVLETCKTTKEAVHLLKKLPHRHSFNYVVFDKEGTSKVIEGSPRGVTVKEGMACTNHFTELEKENRRHLSDSQERLDDLKSRQAYIFDELEAFHLLNDSYGPIFSHGYKQWTGTIHTTCYSPGSLTLHFGLGGDTEPSVILFGDWLNGRTVLPSKVYGELDTDQTIPYMDDHSL, encoded by the coding sequence ATGAAACCTTTTTATTCCCAGTTGCTTGCATTCCGCGGTCGTTATGACGACTTCGGGTACGAACAGGGAAAACATTTGAAACATACGCTTTTATATAAACACCACGAACAAAGAAGGAAACGATCGAGGCTTCGATACGATGTTGATGTTCAAGTGGTAAAAGAACAAATGGATCTTTATTCAATGGGTCTCTTCGACGAGCTCAGAGGTCTTGCTGAAGGATTACAATGGTCTTTGGAAGAAGTCGTTCATGAATACAGCGGGTTTCAACAGGACTGGGAAGGTTCAGGCTGCTCCATTTTGACAGGAAACGGATACTTTGCAAGAAATTATGATTACCACCCCAAAACGTATGAGGGCCGGTTGGTTTTGTTTCAACCCGAAGATGGTTATGCGAGCATCGGACCCTCCCAGCGCATCATCGGACGTACAGACGGAATGAACGAACATGGACTTTGTATTGGATATAATTTCGTTAACAGAATTCACCCGGAAGACGGGTTTATTTGTTGTCTGCTGACAAGAATGGTCTTAGAAACATGTAAAACGACCAAGGAAGCGGTTCACCTATTGAAAAAACTCCCTCACAGACATTCGTTTAACTATGTAGTATTTGATAAAGAAGGAACATCAAAAGTCATTGAAGGCTCTCCTCGCGGGGTCACCGTGAAAGAAGGGATGGCTTGTACGAATCACTTCACGGAACTTGAGAAAGAAAACCGCAGGCATCTCTCCGATTCACAGGAAAGACTGGATGACCTCAAAAGCCGTCAAGCTTATATTTTTGATGAATTGGAGGCTTTTCATTTATTGAATGACTCCTACGGACCGATCTTTTCTCATGGGTATAAACAATGGACCGGCACAATCCATACAACCTGCTACAGTCCAGGATCTTTAACTCTTCATTTTGGACTCGGTGGAGATACGGAGCCATCCGTGATTTTATTCGGTGACTGGCTGAATGGAAGGACGGTTCTTCCTAGTAAGGTTTATGGGGAATTGGATACGGATCAAACGATTCCCTACATGGATGACCATTCGTTATAA
- a CDS encoding dynamin family protein: MSHLTDVSIGKIQNLYAFLKDQGNEEQKEKVLDLYGKLIQEEMIVGFAGHFSAGKSTLINTLLENDLLPSSPIPTSANIVRLKTGDPYTLVHFQDGTVVRYDADIDLETIKALCKDGEKITGLEISQPGQSLPPHVSIVDTPGVDSTNDADRLITESSLHLMDYMYYVMDYNHVQSEVNLMFLLEMQRRKTPFSVVIKPGG, translated from the coding sequence ATGAGCCATTTGACAGATGTAAGCATCGGTAAAATTCAGAATTTATACGCTTTTTTAAAAGATCAAGGAAATGAAGAACAAAAAGAGAAAGTATTGGATTTATATGGAAAGTTGATCCAAGAAGAAATGATCGTCGGCTTCGCGGGGCACTTTTCAGCTGGAAAATCCACTTTGATCAATACGCTATTAGAGAATGACCTTCTCCCCTCAAGCCCCATTCCTACTAGTGCGAATATCGTTCGGTTAAAGACAGGGGACCCCTATACACTTGTCCATTTTCAAGATGGAACGGTCGTCCGATATGATGCGGATATCGATCTGGAAACGATTAAAGCGCTCTGTAAAGATGGTGAGAAAATTACAGGACTTGAAATCTCACAACCAGGACAGTCTTTGCCTCCTCATGTGTCGATCGTCGATACACCAGGAGTAGATTCCACGAATGACGCGGACCGTTTGATTACTGAATCATCCCTTCATTTGATGGATTACATGTATTATGTGATGGACTATAACCATGTACAGTCTGAAGTGAACCTTATGTTTCTATTGGAAATGCAGCGTCGAAAAACACCTTTTTCAGTGGTGATCAAACCAGGTGGATAA
- a CDS encoding helix-turn-helix transcriptional regulator: protein MILSHKNNPKRFALNMSAAQFTKFYIMHLLQVHQPMISEHFKAEFKKLTKNWIPAPSTLLDTLHEMTEQGLLYRKDDYKSHDKKRQKVYWYYLTDEGKEEFDVLKKRYKLLFEEQMQILKQIMDDVYR, encoded by the coding sequence ATGATTTTGTCACATAAAAACAATCCGAAGCGATTTGCTTTAAACATGAGTGCCGCACAATTTACAAAGTTTTATATCATGCATCTGTTACAAGTGCATCAGCCGATGATTAGTGAACATTTCAAAGCAGAGTTTAAAAAGCTTACGAAAAACTGGATTCCAGCACCTTCCACATTACTTGATACCCTACATGAAATGACAGAGCAAGGATTATTATACCGTAAAGATGATTACAAATCACATGATAAAAAGAGACAAAAAGTATACTGGTATTACCTGACGGATGAAGGAAAAGAAGAATTCGATGTGTTAAAAAAGCGTTATAAGCTGTTATTTGAAGAACAAATGCAAATACTGAAACAAATTATGGATGATGTTTATAGATAA
- a CDS encoding DUF2252 domain-containing protein, which yields MDQKIKQMRETKQSLRKISLSTVLDKFDGDLMALSEKERKKKYNKMKADPYSFFRGSAYLFFHDTTELPFTFHTPADKPTWLMGDLHFNNFSVFQNENKEIVFDVDDFDEGYLGSYLYDVLRMVVSIRLMMQSLSYDDEAKEEMVHRYLKTYVKQIEAYHHRELSPEKVQFTKESTKGPVKKAIKKAEQRSLSHELEKQTMINHESIRSFDIGKDKLSSVSKHEKRLLERAWEEYYQSLEEKNKKAKDYYRIKDVVKKTGAGIGSTGLKRYYILIEGASHEAHEDDIILEAKEARTPIPAYFFPYDEKFWNDHKHQGRRVIHTQRAMHHLSDPFLGYFTMEGKEFYVRERSPFSKDVKEKHLSDLKSVKKTVKTMAKVSAKIHARADVDIDEGMLDYHSEDSIMEAIGTEKKRFRQQLSLWAHHYERKVFEDYDLFLEWGNERGYF from the coding sequence ATGGATCAAAAAATAAAGCAGATGCGTGAAACCAAACAGAGCTTAAGAAAGATTTCACTTTCTACTGTTTTGGATAAATTTGATGGGGATTTAATGGCATTATCTGAAAAAGAAAGAAAGAAGAAGTATAACAAAATGAAAGCTGATCCTTACAGCTTTTTTAGAGGAAGTGCCTACTTGTTCTTTCATGATACCACAGAGCTTCCCTTTACCTTTCATACACCCGCGGACAAACCGACATGGCTCATGGGAGATTTGCATTTCAACAACTTCAGTGTCTTTCAAAACGAAAACAAAGAGATTGTCTTCGATGTGGACGACTTCGATGAAGGTTATCTAGGTTCATATCTATACGACGTCCTACGCATGGTCGTTAGTATACGTTTAATGATGCAGTCCCTTTCGTATGATGATGAAGCCAAGGAAGAGATGGTTCATCGATACTTGAAGACGTACGTGAAGCAAATAGAAGCTTACCATCATCGAGAATTGAGCCCGGAGAAAGTTCAATTTACGAAAGAGTCCACAAAAGGTCCTGTCAAAAAGGCCATTAAAAAAGCGGAGCAAAGAAGTTTGTCACACGAACTGGAAAAGCAGACGATGATCAATCACGAGTCCATACGTTCTTTTGATATCGGGAAAGACAAGCTGTCTTCCGTTTCTAAACACGAGAAACGATTGTTAGAAAGAGCGTGGGAAGAGTATTATCAATCCTTGGAAGAAAAGAACAAGAAAGCGAAGGACTATTACCGCATCAAGGATGTGGTAAAAAAGACTGGAGCGGGAATCGGCTCGACCGGCTTGAAGAGGTATTACATTCTTATTGAAGGTGCGTCTCACGAAGCTCATGAGGATGATATCATCCTTGAAGCAAAAGAAGCGCGAACTCCTATCCCTGCTTATTTCTTTCCCTATGATGAAAAGTTCTGGAACGATCATAAACATCAGGGAAGAAGAGTCATTCACACTCAGCGGGCGATGCACCACCTCTCCGATCCATTTCTCGGCTACTTTACTATGGAAGGGAAAGAATTTTACGTGAGGGAACGATCGCCTTTTTCCAAGGATGTTAAAGAAAAGCATCTAAGTGATCTTAAGTCTGTCAAAAAGACGGTAAAGACCATGGCAAAAGTGAGTGCAAAAATCCATGCGAGAGCGGATGTGGATATTGACGAAGGAATGCTCGACTATCATAGTGAAGACAGCATTATGGAAGCGATCGGGACAGAGAAAAAGAGGTTCCGACAGCAGCTCAGTTTGTGGGCTCATCATTATGAAAGAAAGGTATTTGAAGATTATGATCTGTTTCTTGAGTGGGGAAACGAGCGTGGATATTTTTAA